The following proteins are encoded in a genomic region of Streptococcus cristatus AS 1.3089:
- a CDS encoding GNAT family N-acetyltransferase, translating to MIQVTEITNRSQKSALATAVLADLPEWFGIPESTRAYIETAENLQVWGAYDGNQAVGFISLSYSSEDCAEIDCLAVKKCYHRLGIGSRLLGVLENAARQKASYLQVKTVAPGHYRTYDRTNAFYQSQGFKKLEIFPELWDKSNPCLIWVKKLNSEAYFQI from the coding sequence ATGATTCAAGTAACTGAAATCACAAATAGGAGTCAAAAATCGGCACTTGCGACGGCTGTTCTAGCTGATTTGCCAGAGTGGTTTGGGATTCCCGAAAGCACCAGAGCCTATATTGAGACCGCTGAGAATCTGCAGGTTTGGGGAGCTTATGATGGGAACCAAGCAGTGGGGTTTATCAGTTTGTCCTATTCCAGTGAGGATTGTGCTGAGATTGACTGTCTGGCTGTTAAGAAATGCTATCATAGATTGGGAATTGGCAGTCGGCTTCTGGGAGTTTTGGAAAATGCTGCTCGTCAAAAAGCATCTTATCTGCAAGTCAAAACGGTAGCACCAGGTCATTATCGTACTTACGACAGGACGAACGCTTTCTACCAGTCTCAGGGATTTAAGAAGTTAGAAATCTTTCCTGAGCTTTGGGATAAGAGCAACCCTTGTTTGATTTGGGTAAAAAAATTAAATTCAGAAGCATATTTCCAGATCTGA
- a CDS encoding YdcP family protein — MMRLANGIVLDKDTTFGELKFSALRREVRIQNEDGSVSDEIKERTYDLKSKGQGRMIQVSIPASVPLKEFDYNARVELINPIADTVATATYQGADVDWYIKADDIVLTKDSSSFKAQPQAKKEPTQDK, encoded by the coding sequence ATGATGAGATTAGCAAATGGCATTGTATTAGATAAAGACACGACTTTTGGAGAATTGAAATTCTCTGCTCTACGTCGTGAAGTGAGAATCCAAAATGAAGACGGGTCGGTTTCAGATGAAATCAAGGAACGTACCTATGACTTAAAATCCAAAGGACAAGGACGCATGATTCAAGTAAGTATTCCTGCCAGCGTGCCTTTGAAAGAGTTTGATTATAACGCACGGGTGGAACTTATCAATCCCATTGCGGACACCGTTGCTACTGCCACCTATCAAGGAGCAGATGTTGACTGGTATATCAAGGCAGACGATATTGTGCTGACAAAGGATTCTAGTTCATTCAAAGCTCAACCACAAGCAAAGAAAGAACCGACACAAGACAAATAG
- the erm(B) gene encoding 23S rRNA (adenine(2058)-N(6))-methyltransferase Erm(B), whose amino-acid sequence MNKNIKYSQNFLTSEKVLNQIIKQLNLKETDTVYEIGTGKGHLTTKLAKISKQVTSIELDSHLFNLSSEKLKLNTRVTLIHQDILQFQFPNKQRYKIVGNIPYHLSTQIIKKVVFESRASDIYLIVEEGFYKRTLDIHRTLGLLLHTQVSIQQLLKLPAECFHPKPKVNSVLIKLTRHTTDVPDKYWKLYTYFVSKWVNREYRQLFTKNQFHQAMKHAKVNNLSTITYEQVLSIFNSYLLFNGRK is encoded by the coding sequence ATGAACAAAAATATAAAATATTCTCAAAACTTTTTAACGAGTGAAAAAGTACTCAACCAAATAATAAAACAATTGAATTTAAAAGAAACCGATACCGTTTACGAAATTGGAACAGGTAAAGGGCATTTAACGACGAAACTGGCTAAAATAAGTAAACAGGTAACGTCTATTGAATTAGACAGTCATCTATTCAACTTATCGTCAGAAAAATTAAAACTGAATACTCGTGTCACTTTAATTCACCAAGATATTCTACAGTTTCAATTCCCTAACAAACAGAGGTATAAAATTGTTGGGAATATTCCTTACCATTTAAGCACACAAATTATTAAAAAAGTGGTTTTTGAAAGCCGTGCGTCTGACATCTATCTGATTGTTGAAGAAGGATTCTACAAGCGTACCTTGGATATTCACCGAACACTAGGGTTGCTCTTGCACACTCAAGTCTCGATTCAGCAATTGCTTAAGCTGCCAGCGGAATGCTTTCATCCTAAACCAAAAGTAAACAGTGTCTTAATAAAACTTACCCGCCATACCACAGATGTTCCAGATAAATATTGGAAGCTATATACGTACTTTGTTTCAAAATGGGTCAATCGAGAATATCGTCAACTGTTTACTAAAAATCAGTTTCATCAAGCAATGAAACACGCCAAAGTAAACAATTTAAGTACCATTACTTATGAGCAAGTATTGTCTATTTTTAATAGTTATCTATTATTTAACGGGAGGAAATAA
- a CDS encoding lysozyme family protein yields the protein MKLKTLVIGGSGLFLMVFSLLLFVAILFSDEQDSGISNIHYGGVNVSAEVLAHKPMVEKYAKEYGVEEYVNILLAIIQVESGGTAEDVMQSSESLGLPPNSLSTEESIKQGVKYFSELLASSERLSVDLESVIQSYNYGGGFLGYVANRGNKYTFELAQSFSKEYSGGEKVSYPNPIAIPINGGWRYNYGNMFYVQLVTQYLVTTEFDDDTVQAIMDEALKYEGWRYVYGGASPTTSFDCSGLTQWTYGKAGINLPRTAQQQYDVTQHIPLSEAQAGDLVFFHSTYNAGSYITHVGIYLGNNRMFHAGDPIGYADLTSPYWQQHLVGAGRIKQ from the coding sequence ATGAAGTTGAAAACTTTAGTGATTGGTGGTTCTGGATTATTCTTGATGGTCTTCTCACTGCTTCTGTTTGTTGCCATTTTATTTTCAGATGAACAGGACAGCGGAATTTCCAATATTCATTATGGAGGTGTGAATGTTTCCGCAGAAGTGCTGGCTCATAAGCCTATGGTAGAAAAATATGCCAAAGAATATGGCGTTGAAGAATATGTCAACATACTTCTTGCGATTATACAGGTGGAATCGGGCGGTACTGCGGAAGATGTTATGCAGTCCTCGGAATCCCTCGGTCTTCCACCTAATTCATTGAGTACAGAAGAATCCATTAAGCAAGGTGTGAAGTATTTCAGTGAATTATTAGCCAGTAGCGAAAGGCTCAGTGTAGATTTAGAATCGGTTATCCAGTCCTACAATTATGGTGGTGGTTTCTTAGGGTATGTGGCTAATCGTGGAAATAAATATACCTTTGAACTGGCTCAAAGTTTCTCAAAAGAGTATTCAGGTGGCGAAAAAGTGTCTTACCCCAATCCCATAGCCATACCTATCAATGGGGGCTGGCGATACAACTATGGCAATATGTTTTATGTGCAACTGGTAACGCAGTATCTTGTCACAACAGAGTTTGATGATGATACGGTACAAGCCATCATGGACGAAGCACTGAAATATGAGGGCTGGCGATACGTTTACGGTGGAGCTTCCCCGACTACTTCTTTTGATTGTAGCGGACTGACACAATGGACGTATGGAAAAGCTGGAATTAACTTACCACGAACCGCACAACAGCAATATGATGTGACCCAGCATATCCCACTATCGGAAGCACAAGCTGGCGATTTGGTTTTCTTTCATTCTACCTATAACGCTGGCTCTTATATTACTCATGTTGGGATATACCTTGGCAATAACCGTATGTTTCATGCAGGCGACCCAATCGGTTATGCCGACTTAACAAGCCCCTACTGGCAACAGCATTTAGTGGGAGCAGGACGAATCAAACAATGA
- a CDS encoding CD3337/EF1877 family mobilome membrane protein — translation MKPSIVNRIKSNWTLKRLGKVAMTVAFTLVIAIFLLAMLGTVVQAAGLVDDTVNVANEYSRYPLENYQLDFYVDNSWGWLPWNWSDGIGKQVMYGLYAITNFIWTISLYVSNATGYLVQEAYSLDFISATADSIGKNMQTLAGVSANGFSTEGFYVGFLLLLILVLGVYVAYTGLIKRETTKAIHAIMNFVLVFILSASFIAYAPDYIKKINDFSSDISNASLSLGTKIVMPHSDSQGKDSVDLIRDSLFSIQVQQPWLLLQYNSSDIESIGIDRVESLLSTSPDSNNGEDREKIVAEEIEDRSNTNLTITKTINRLGTVFFLFVFNIGISIFVFLLTGIMIFSQVLFIIYAMFLPVSFILSMIPSFDGMSKRAITKLFNTILTRAGITLIITTAFSISTMLYTLSAGYPFFLIAFLQIVTFAGIYFKLGDLMSMFSLQSNDSQSVGSRVMRKPRMLMHAHMHRLQRKLGRSMTTLGAGSAIVTGKKGQSGSGSSARTQADHSRPDGKEKSTLGKRIGQTIGTVADTKDRMVDTASGLKEQVKDLPTNARYAVYQGKSKVKENVRDLTSSISQTKADRASGRKEQQEQRRKTIAKRRSEMEQVKQKKQPASSVHERPTTRQEQYHDEQTSKQSNIQTSYKESQQAKQERPAVKSDFSSPKVERQGNTVQEKTVQKPATSTTTADRTSQRPITKERPSTVQRVPLQNTRSRPPIKTATIKKVGKKP, via the coding sequence GTGAAACCATCAATAGTAAACAGAATAAAATCAAACTGGACGCTGAAACGTCTAGGTAAAGTGGCAATGACAGTGGCTTTCACACTTGTGATTGCCATTTTTCTTTTAGCCATGCTGGGAACGGTGGTTCAAGCTGCGGGCTTGGTAGATGATACGGTCAATGTGGCAAATGAATACAGCCGATACCCACTTGAAAACTATCAACTGGATTTTTATGTGGATAATAGCTGGGGCTGGCTTCCGTGGAACTGGTCGGACGGGATTGGAAAACAGGTCATGTATGGACTATATGCCATTACCAATTTTATTTGGACAATCAGTTTGTATGTTTCCAATGCGACAGGTTACTTAGTACAGGAAGCCTATTCCTTAGACTTCATTTCCGCTACAGCAGATTCCATTGGTAAGAATATGCAGACCTTAGCTGGTGTGAGTGCAAACGGATTTTCAACAGAGGGTTTCTATGTTGGATTCCTCTTACTCTTGATTTTGGTTCTTGGGGTTTATGTTGCCTATACGGGACTGATAAAGAGAGAAACCACAAAGGCAATTCATGCCATTATGAATTTTGTGCTGGTGTTTATCCTATCGGCTTCCTTTATTGCCTACGCTCCCGACTACATTAAAAAAATCAATGACTTTTCATCAGACATCAGTAATGCCAGTTTATCACTTGGCACGAAGATTGTCATGCCCCATTCCGATAGTCAAGGCAAGGACAGCGTGGACTTAATCAGAGATAGCCTGTTTTCCATACAGGTTCAGCAACCGTGGCTACTGCTTCAATACAACAGTTCAGACATTGAAAGTATCGGTATTGACCGTGTGGAAAGCCTGCTCTCCACCAGCCCAGATTCCAACAATGGCGAAGACAGAGAAAAAATTGTTGCGGAAGAAATTGAAGACAGAAGCAATACCAATCTAACCATTACAAAGACCATTAACCGTTTAGGTACAGTCTTCTTCCTATTTGTCTTCAATATTGGGATTTCCATATTTGTATTCCTATTAACAGGAATCATGATTTTCTCGCAGGTACTTTTTATCATCTATGCTATGTTTCTGCCTGTGAGCTTTATTTTAAGCATGATTCCATCATTTGATGGTATGTCAAAACGAGCCATAACAAAGCTCTTTAATACCATTTTGACACGAGCTGGAATCACATTGATTATTACGACAGCATTTAGTATTTCAACCATGCTCTATACCTTATCGGCTGGTTATCCGTTCTTTTTGATTGCTTTTCTACAGATTGTGACCTTTGCAGGAATCTACTTCAAGCTGGGCGATTTAATGAGTATGTTTTCTCTACAGAGTAACGATTCTCAAAGTGTGGGAAGTCGTGTGATGAGAAAACCTCGTATGCTTATGCACGCTCACATGCACCGTCTACAGCGGAAACTTGGACGTTCCATGACTACTCTAGGGGCTGGGTCTGCCATTGTTACAGGTAAAAAAGGACAGTCGGGTTCGGGGAGTTCTGCAAGGACACAAGCAGATCACTCCCGACCAGACGGAAAGGAAAAATCAACACTTGGAAAACGTATCGGTCAAACCATCGGTACAGTAGCTGATACCAAAGACAGAATGGTAGACACTGCTAGTGGTTTGAAAGAACAGGTTAAAGATTTGCCGACCAATGCAAGATATGCAGTATATCAAGGAAAATCCAAAGTAAAAGAGAATGTCCGTGATTTAACCAGTAGTATTTCTCAAACCAAAGCGGACAGAGCCAGTGGACGCAAGGAACAGCAGGAACAAAGGCGAAAAACCATTGCGAAGCGTCGCTCTGAAATGGAACAGGTCAAACAGAAAAAACAGCCTGCTTCTTCTGTTCATGAAAGACCGACTACAAGACAAGAACAATATCATGATGAACAGACCTCAAAACAGTCTAATATTCAGACTTCATATAAGGAATCTCAACAAGCCAAACAAGAGCGTCCAGCAGTTAAGTCCGATTTTTCAAGTCCAAAAGTGGAACGCCAAGGCAATACCGTTCAAGAAAAAACCGTTCAAAAGCCAGCAACTTCAACCACTACAGCAGATAGAACTTCACAACGTCCAATCACAAAAGAACGTCCGTCTACTGTTCAAAGAGTACCACTACAAAATACAAGAAGTAGACCACCAATCAAAACCGCCACCATTAAGAAAGTCGGTAAGAAACCATGA
- a CDS encoding YdcP family protein, which translates to MELKFVIPNMEKTFGNLEFAGEDKVVQRRINGRLTVLSRSYNLYSDVQRADDIVVVLPAEAGEKHFGFEERVKLVNPRITAEGYKIGTRGFTNYLLHADDMIKE; encoded by the coding sequence ATGGAACTTAAATTTGTGATTCCCAACATGGAAAAAACATTCGGCAATTTAGAATTTGCTGGCGAGGATAAAGTCGTTCAGCGAAGAATCAACGGACGGCTAACTGTCTTATCAAGAAGCTATAATCTCTATTCTGATGTTCAAAGAGCAGATGATATTGTGGTGGTGCTTCCTGCTGAAGCTGGCGAAAAACATTTCGGCTTTGAGGAACGTGTGAAGTTAGTCAATCCACGTATTACCGCAGAGGGCTACAAAATCGGCACTCGTGGTTTTACAAATTACCTTTTACATGCTGACGACATGATAAAAGAATAA
- a CDS encoding FtsK/SpoIIIE domain-containing protein has translation MKQRGKRIRPSGKDLVFHFTIASLLPVFLLVVGLFHVKTIQQINWQDFNLSQADKIDIPYLIISFSVAILICLLVAFVFKRVRYDTVKQLYHRQKLAKMILENKWYESEQVKTEGFFKDSAGRTKEKITYFPKMYYRLKNGLIQIRVEITLGKYQDQLLHLEKKLESGLYCELTDKELKDSYVEYTLLYDTIASRISIDEVEAKDGKLRLMKNVWWEYDKLPHMLIAGGTGGGKTYFILTLIEALLHTDSKLYILDPKNADLADLGSVMANVYYRKEDLLSCIETFYEEMMKRSEEMKQMKNYKTGKNYAYLGLPAHFLIFDEYVAFMEMLGTKENTAVMNKLKQIVMLGRQAGFFLILACQRPDAKYLGDGIRDQFNFRVALGRMSEMGYGMMFGSDVQKDFFLKRIKGRGYVDVGTSVISEFYTPLVPKGYDFLEEIKKLSNSRQSTQATCEAEVAGVD, from the coding sequence ATGAAACAGCGTGGTAAAAGGATTCGCCCATCTGGTAAAGATTTAGTCTTTCATTTTACGATAGCGTCACTCCTGCCTGTTTTCCTGCTGGTTGTCGGACTGTTTCATGTGAAGACAATCCAGCAGATCAACTGGCAGGATTTTAACCTATCACAAGCAGATAAGATTGACATTCCCTATTTAATTATCAGTTTCAGTGTCGCAATTCTTATCTGCTTGCTGGTAGCGTTTGTATTCAAACGGGTTCGCTATGATACGGTTAAACAACTTTACCACCGTCAAAAACTGGCAAAGATGATACTTGAAAACAAGTGGTATGAATCTGAACAGGTCAAAACAGAGGGTTTCTTTAAAGATAGTGCTGGTCGTACAAAGGAAAAGATAACCTACTTCCCTAAAATGTATTATCGACTTAAAAATGGCTTGATACAGATACGGGTGGAAATCACGCTGGGAAAATATCAAGACCAACTCTTACACTTGGAAAAGAAATTAGAGAGTGGCTTGTACTGTGAGCTGACGGATAAAGAGTTAAAGGATTCCTATGTGGAATATACTTTGCTCTATGACACCATAGCCAGTCGTATTTCTATTGATGAAGTAGAAGCTAAAGATGGTAAACTTCGCTTAATGAAAAACGTATGGTGGGAATATGATAAGCTCCCTCATATGTTGATTGCTGGTGGTACAGGTGGCGGTAAAACTTACTTTATACTGACACTGATTGAAGCCTTGCTTCATACAGATTCAAAACTGTATATTCTTGACCCGAAAAATGCTGACCTTGCGGACTTAGGTTCTGTGATGGCAAATGTCTACTATAGAAAAGAAGACTTGCTTTCTTGCATTGAAACATTCTATGAAGAAATGATGAAACGTAGTGAGGAAATGAAGCAGATGAAGAACTATAAGACTGGCAAAAATTATGCTTACTTAGGTCTCCCGGCACACTTCTTAATCTTTGATGAATACGTCGCTTTCATGGAAATGCTGGGAACAAAAGAAAACACCGCAGTTATGAATAAGCTGAAACAGATTGTCATGTTAGGTCGTCAAGCTGGCTTCTTTCTAATACTGGCTTGTCAACGTCCAGACGCAAAATATTTAGGCGACGGAATCCGTGATCAGTTTAATTTCAGAGTGGCTTTAGGTCGTATGTCTGAAATGGGCTATGGCATGATGTTTGGCAGTGACGTACAAAAGGATTTCTTCTTAAAGCGAATCAAAGGTCGTGGCTATGTTGATGTAGGAACAAGTGTCATATCAGAGTTTTATACTCCCCTTGTACCAAAAGGATATGATTTCTTGGAGGAAATTAAAAAGTTATCCAACAGCAGACAGTCCACGCAGGCGACGTGCGAAGCGGAAGTCGCAGGTGTGGACTGA
- a CDS encoding antirestriction protein ArdA, producing the protein MDDMQVYIANLGKYNEGELVGAWFTFPIDFEEVKEKIGLNDEYEEYAIHDYELPFTVDEYTSIGELNRLWEMVSELPEELQSELSALLTHFSSIEELSEHQEDIIIHSDCDDMYDVARYYIEETGALGEVPASLQNYIDYQAYGRDLDLSGTFISTNHGIFEIVY; encoded by the coding sequence ATGGACGATATGCAAGTCTATATTGCGAATTTAGGCAAATACAATGAGGGCGAATTGGTCGGTGCGTGGTTTACCTTTCCCATTGACTTTGAGGAAGTCAAAGAGAAAATCGGCTTGAATGATGAATATGAGGAATACGCCATTCATGACTACGAGTTACCCTTTACGGTTGACGAATACACTTCCATTGGCGAACTCAATCGACTATGGGAAATGGTATCGGAATTACCCGAAGAATTACAATCGGAGCTATCTGCTCTGCTCACTCATTTTTCAAGCATTGAAGAACTAAGCGAACATCAAGAGGATATTATCATTCATTCCGATTGTGATGATATGTATGACGTGGCACGCTACTACATTGAAGAAACGGGTGCTTTAGGCGAAGTACCAGCTAGTCTTCAAAACTATATTGATTATCAAGCCTATGGTCGGGATTTAGACCTTTCAGGAACGTTTATCTCAACCAATCATGGGATTTTTGAAATCGTCTATTAA
- a CDS encoding 23S rRNA methyltransferase attenuation leader peptide: MLVFQMRNVDKTSTVLKQTKNSDYADK, translated from the coding sequence ATGTTGGTATTCCAAATGCGTAATGTAGATAAAACATCTACTGTTTTGAAACAGACTAAAAACAGTGATTACGCAGATAAATAA
- a CDS encoding MLS leader peptide, protein MGDKTVRVRADLHHIIKIETAKNGGNVKEVMEIRLRSKLKSVLIVHYLKILYNRN, encoded by the coding sequence ATGGGAGATAAGACGGTTCGTGTTCGTGCTGACTTGCACCATATCATAAAAATCGAAACAGCAAAGAATGGCGGAAACGTAAAAGAAGTTATGGAAATAAGACTTAGAAGCAAACTTAAGAGTGTGTTGATAGTGCATTATCTTAAAATTTTGTATAATAGGAATTGA
- a CDS encoding ATP-binding protein — translation MAYPIKYIENNLVWNKDGECYAYYELVPYNYSFLSPEQKIQVHDSFRQLIAQNRDGKIHALQISTESSIRSAQERSKNEVTGKLKAVAYDKIDQQTDALISMIGENQVNYRFFIGFKLLLNDQEFSMKSLTVEAKNALSDFVYDVNHKLMGDFVSMSNDEILRFQKMEKLLENKISRRFKIRRLDKDDFGYLIEHLYGQTGTAYEEYEYHLSKKKLDNETLIKYYDLIKPTRCLVEEKQRYLKIQQEDETVYVAYFTINSIVGELDFPSSEIFYYQQQQFTFPIDTSMNVEIVANRKALSTVRNKKKELKDLDNHAWQSDNETSSNVAEALESVNELETNLDQSKESMYKLSYVVRVSANDLDELKRRCNEVKDFYDDLSVKLVRPFGDMLGLHEEFLPASKRYMNDYIQYVTSDFLAGLGFGATQMLGENEGIYVGYSLDTGRNVYLKPALASQGVKGSVTNALASAFVGSLGGGKSFANNLIVYYAVLYGAQAVIVDPKAERGRWKETLPEISHEINIVTLTSDEKNKGLLDPYVIMKNPKDSESLAIDILTFLTGISSRDGERFPILRKAIRAVTNSEVRGLMKVIEELRVENTPLSTSIADHIESFTDYDFAHLLFSNGYVEQSISLEKQLNIIQVADLVLPDKETSFEEYTTMELLSVAMLIVISTFALDFIHTDRSIFKIVDLDEAWSFLQVAQGKTLSMKLVRAGRAMNAGVYFVTQNTDDLLDEKLKNNLGLKFAFRSTDLNEIKKTLAFFGVDPEDENNQKRLRDLENGQCLISDLYGRVGVIQFHPVFEELLHAFDTRPPVRKEV, via the coding sequence ATGGCATATCCAATTAAATACATTGAAAACAATCTCGTCTGGAATAAAGACGGGGAATGTTATGCTTACTATGAGCTTGTTCCTTACAATTACTCATTTCTAAGTCCAGAACAGAAAATACAAGTGCATGATTCTTTCAGACAGCTTATCGCACAAAATCGTGATGGCAAAATTCATGCTTTACAAATCAGTACAGAATCCAGCATACGTTCTGCACAAGAGCGTTCCAAAAATGAAGTCACTGGCAAGCTCAAAGCGGTTGCCTATGACAAAATCGACCAACAGACAGACGCTTTAATATCCATGATTGGCGAAAATCAAGTGAACTACCGTTTCTTTATCGGCTTTAAGTTGCTTCTCAACGATCAGGAGTTTTCTATGAAAAGTCTTACCGTTGAAGCAAAAAATGCTTTGTCTGATTTTGTCTATGATGTGAACCATAAGCTGATGGGCGATTTTGTTAGTATGAGTAATGATGAAATCCTGCGTTTTCAGAAGATGGAAAAGCTCTTAGAAAATAAAATCTCTCGTCGTTTCAAAATCCGCAGGTTAGATAAGGACGACTTCGGCTATCTGATTGAACACCTTTACGGACAGACAGGCACTGCCTATGAAGAGTATGAGTACCATCTATCAAAGAAAAAGCTGGATAATGAAACGCTGATTAAATACTATGACTTGATTAAGCCTACTCGCTGTTTGGTGGAAGAAAAACAGCGATATTTGAAAATCCAGCAGGAAGATGAAACCGTCTATGTAGCTTACTTTACCATTAACAGCATTGTCGGAGAACTGGACTTCCCGTCCTCTGAAATCTTCTACTACCAGCAACAGCAATTTACATTCCCGATTGATACGTCAATGAATGTGGAAATTGTAGCGAATCGTAAAGCCCTATCTACTGTCCGCAATAAAAAGAAAGAACTGAAAGACTTGGATAACCACGCTTGGCAAAGTGATAATGAAACCAGCTCCAATGTGGCGGAAGCTCTGGAAAGTGTGAATGAGCTGGAAACCAATTTAGACCAAAGCAAGGAATCTATGTACAAGCTGTCTTATGTGGTAAGGGTATCAGCAAATGATCTTGACGAACTCAAACGTCGTTGTAATGAAGTGAAAGATTTTTATGACGATTTAAGCGTAAAACTGGTACGACCATTTGGGGATATGCTCGGCTTACATGAAGAATTTTTACCTGCCAGCAAGCGTTATATGAATGATTATATTCAATACGTGACCTCTGATTTCCTCGCTGGTTTAGGTTTTGGTGCTACTCAAATGCTGGGGGAAAATGAGGGGATTTATGTTGGCTACAGCTTAGATACTGGACGCAATGTCTATCTGAAACCTGCTCTTGCCAGTCAAGGGGTTAAGGGTTCAGTAACCAATGCGTTAGCGTCGGCTTTTGTTGGTTCGCTGGGTGGTGGTAAATCCTTTGCGAATAACCTTATCGTCTATTATGCGGTGCTTTATGGGGCACAAGCAGTGATTGTAGACCCAAAAGCAGAACGTGGCAGATGGAAAGAAACCTTGCCAGAGATTTCCCATGAAATCAATATCGTCACTCTGACTTCTGATGAGAAAAACAAAGGCTTACTTGACCCTTATGTGATTATGAAAAATCCCAAAGATTCTGAATCACTGGCTATTGATATTCTGACATTCCTTACGGGGATTTCCTCTCGTGATGGGGAACGCTTCCCAATCCTTAGAAAAGCCATTCGTGCAGTAACCAATAGTGAAGTACGAGGGTTGATGAAAGTGATTGAGGAATTACGGGTTGAGAATACGCCACTAAGTACCAGTATAGCCGACCATATCGAAAGTTTTACAGACTATGACTTTGCACATTTATTATTCAGTAATGGTTATGTGGAGCAGTCTATCAGCTTAGAAAAACAACTGAACATTATACAGGTTGCGGACTTGGTACTTCCCGACAAGGAAACTTCCTTTGAGGAATATACCACTATGGAGCTTTTATCCGTTGCTATGCTGATTGTCATTAGTACCTTTGCTTTAGACTTTATCCATACAGACCGAAGCATTTTCAAGATTGTAGATTTAGACGAAGCATGGAGCTTTTTACAGGTAGCACAAGGAAAAACACTATCTATGAAGCTGGTTCGGGCTGGTCGTGCTATGAACGCTGGGGTATATTTCGTGACCCAAAATACAGACGACCTCTTAGATGAAAAACTGAAAAATAACCTCGGCTTAAAATTTGCATTTCGTTCCACTGACCTTAACGAGATTAAAAAGACCTTAGCCTTTTTTGGTGTAGACCCAGAGGACGAAAACAATCAGAAGCGATTGCGTGATTTGGAAAACGGGCAATGCCTTATCAGTGATTTATATGGTCGTGTCGGTGTGATACAGTTCCACCCTGTATTTGAAGAACTGCTCCATGCCTTTGATACCAGACCACCTGTGCGAAAAGAGGTGTAA
- a CDS encoding conjugal transfer protein, with amino-acid sequence MKKIRSYTSIWSVEKVLYSINDFRLPFPITFTQMTWFVVSLFAVMILGNLPPLSMIEGAFLKYFGIPVAFTWFMSTKTFDGKKPYGFLKSVIAYALRPKLTYAGKKVTLGRNQPQEAITAVRSEFYGISN; translated from the coding sequence ATGAAGAAAATACGAAGCTATACCAGTATCTGGTCTGTGGAAAAGGTACTGTATTCTATCAATGATTTTAGACTTCCGTTTCCCATAACCTTTACGCAAATGACATGGTTTGTCGTGTCACTCTTTGCAGTGATGATACTTGGCAACTTGCCCCCTCTTTCCATGATAGAGGGAGCATTTCTCAAATACTTTGGGATTCCTGTGGCTTTCACATGGTTTATGTCTACAAAAACTTTTGATGGTAAAAAGCCTTATGGATTTTTGAAGTCTGTCATTGCTTATGCACTGCGACCAAAGCTGACCTATGCAGGAAAAAAAGTAACGCTTGGCAGAAACCAGCCACAAGAAGCCATTACAGCAGTTAGGAGTGAATTTTATGGCATATCCAATTAA